From one Takifugu rubripes chromosome 14, fTakRub1.2, whole genome shotgun sequence genomic stretch:
- the tstd2 gene encoding thiosulfate sulfurtransferase/rhodanese-like domain-containing protein 2 isoform X1: protein MAEDPEELFLDWELESSISSELKREKQLSAPQRRYYNLCRRKSFAAFVASKRDSSRQEGTFWCCCSQTFMDHSAIHKHVARMHHSEIQQLMTATYERLLKRIEEDSEGQQLMELKVQSVDISAWIPETGHIPEQQLHLGPGKVLLYYHYCHVEDPNVICSWQKALCEKLHLTGKVRVATEGINGTVGGTDVATQLYIEAMCSHPVFRLDKEDFKTSDGGAKCFPDLRVGVYKEIVPMGVDPAVLSYQLAGAHLEPEEFHKEVEALVAKGSVTPSESDTVLLDCRNFYESKIGQFTQCLAPNIRKFSYFPDYVDQNLDLFRDKKVLMYCTGGIRCERASAYLISKEVCKDVYQLKGGIHKYLERFPDGFYRGKLFVFDERFSISSNDDVISGCRYCHCPWDQYEVCSTRFCCQLVLSCPSCRQEGHTGCCPTCQSKGRGSEHTLSRREECECTSGRPRIPQDV from the exons ATGGCCGAGGATCCTGAAGAGTTGTTCTTGGACTGGGAGCTGGAGAGTTCAATATCGAGTGAGTTGAAACGGGAGAAACAACTTTCTGCCCCACAGAGGAGGTATTACAATTTATGTAGAAGAAAG TCATTTGCTGCCTTTGTTGCATCAAAACGAGACAGCAGTCGTCAGGAGGGAAccttctggtgctgctgcagccagaccTTCATGGACCACTCTGCCATTCACAAACACGTAGCCAGGATGCACCATTCAGAAATACAGCAGCTCATGACGGCGACATACGAGCGTCTGTTAAAGAGGATCGAAGAAGACTCTGAAGGtcagcagctgatggagctgaaggtGCAGTCGGTGGATATTTCTGCCTGGATACCTGAAACTGGACACATCCCTGAACAGCAACTGCACCT GGGTCCAGGGAAAGTGCTCCTCTATTATCACTACTGTCATGTGGAGGATCCAAATGTTATCTGTTCGTGGCAGAAAGCTCTCTGTGAGAAGCTTCACTTAACTGGCAAG GTGAGGGTGGCAACTGAAGGCATCAATGGAACTGTTGGTGGCACCGACGTGGCCACTCAGCTTTACATAGAGGCCATGTGTTCACACCCTGTCTTCAGATTGGATAAAGAGGATTTTAAG ACGAGTGATGGTGGTGCCAAATGTTTCCCAGACCTCAGGGTCGGCGTCTATAAAGAGATCGTACCAATGGGAGTGGATCCTGCTGTTCTTTCCTATCAACTGgcag gagctcatctGGAGCCAGAGGAGTTCCATAAAGAGGTGGAAGCCCTAGTGGCGAAGGGGAGCGTGACGCCGTCCGAGAGTGACACCGTCTTGTTAGACTGCCGGAACTTTTATGAGAGTAAAATT GGACAGTTCACACAGTGCCTGGCCCCAAACATCCGGAAATTCAGCTACTTCCCGGATTATGTTGACCAGAACTTGGACCTGTTCAGAGACAAGAAAGTGTTAATGTACTGTACTGGAGGGATCCGCTGTGAGCGCGCGTCTGCCTACCTCATCTCTAAA GAAGTGTGTAAAGATGTTTACCAGCTGAAAGGTGGAATCCACAAGTATCTGGAGCGTTTCCCTGACGGTTTCTACCGGGGAAaactgtttgtgtttgatgaacgtttttccatttcttccaatgatgatgtcatctcaG GCTGCAGGTACTGTCATTGTCCCTGGGACCAGTATGAGGTGTGTTCCACCAGATTCTGCTGCCAGCTGGTTCTGtcctgtcccagctgcaggCAGGAGGGGCACACTGGCTGCTGCCCCACGTGTCAGAGCAAAGGGCGGGGCAGCGAGCACACTCTCAGTCGCAGAGAGGAGTGCGAGTGCACCAGCGGGCGTCCAAGAATTCCTCAAGATGTGTAG
- the maml1 gene encoding mastermind-like protein 1 isoform X1, producing MMADFVTPRHSAVMERLRRRIELFRQHHNSCENRYESATLERLELERQQTFALHQRCLQTKAKRSSKHRQPQPSGEQAVQRGPGSGGGGGGAEDGGGTAAEQSRNSTLIALQETVKRKLESASSPLGGRDPVNGFSDGFPPNKKACLDNGTTNGSPLDSKLGISDSLNSNGTHGPPSESKESGRESSSDFHRKEMKQEPDDILPIMPPTGGGNNSLFPDLNLNEQEWTELMEELNCAVAYEDIQDILNDGFEDRKDPLEMAHASSVGGAGAAAGGGGGGGQSSQVLLPADLNSVKSEFSPASVAFEQDSRTGSPHVRSTSSGPPPHHTSSPITTSSASSPALPPPQPPPPPRQLQPPPNQLLPTGPPGPKDLSPAQQLQQLAAQQQRAHHLHGQMQHKQQQPGHKFHNQVPHGHPSAWPQMANAPQGTLGGTFGMDKATSPSMYPQDFNSNAQKQLLMPAQPNKASPKAAAGGYMPGHPGGPGHPGGPGHHNLLGHPTAGPPLNHPPAPGAQGSTAMLNYNNTKPLSHFEAGPGPPRLPNSQNQNKTALLNLLRQQQIKQKNMTFRQHIPHAQQDQNSYPAPPHGPGPTNAMTSTPGSNALAVQPGANAMAANHGNAAYLNSQAVALKQQQYIQRQQLIAEQEKQRQQDQQLQRHLTRPPPQYQDQPTNQNPFSQTPVNQFTASSQPMGSSQPIGSMGSAAPGSQRMFQQNQGMLGMNLSQAGGPAGGVAPPPTAVSQADISLSSCGGGGASVDVQQVLYNNMNLHPGHPGHPSQQAGLQRQPLGAMSAPYRQNLLAQQQHMKAQPNVAMLKQQQLAAARLPGAMQSNMGANLPGAMAGSMAAPQSSAWQQQMSAQPPSNNAALPPNAFSNPPNSFHLQQHPRIPKMPQGGAPFVTNAAGRPLGSLNPGQPMMQQRAPPTSQGLGQPMANQQQTQQQQANQNQAVLPDLAAFGQPQGTGRQGLQCNQGYQVSRTANQQQQQVSFGYNAASGSFAGESELVDSLLKGQSTQDWMSDLDELLATHH from the exons ATGATGGCGGATTTCGTTACGCCGCGACACAGCGCGGTGATGGAGAGGCTCCGCCGGAGGATCGAGCTCTTCCGGCAGCATCACAACAGCTGCGAGAACCGCTACGAAAGCGCGACGCTGGagcggctggagctggagcggcaGCAGACCTTCGCGCTGCACCAGCGGTGCCTGCAGACCAAGGCCAAGCGCTCCAGCAAGCACCGGCAGCCCCAGCCCAGCGGGGAGCAGGCCGTCCAGAGGGGTCCGGGCagcgggggcggcggcggcggcgcggagGACGGCGGGGGCACGGCGGCCGAGCAGAGCCGGAACAGCACCCTCATCGCG ctgcaggagaCTGTTAAAAGGAAGCTGGAGAGCGCCAGTTCGCCCTTGGGAGGCAGAGATCCGGTCAACGGGTTCAGCGACGGGTTCCCTCCCAACAAGAAGGCCTGTCTGGATAACGGTACCACCAATGGGTCCCCACTGGACTCCAAGTTGGGCATAAGTGATTCGCTGAATTCCAACGGCACTCACGGGCCCCCCAGTGAGTCAAAGGAGAGCGGTCGGGAGTCCAGCTCAGACTTCCACCGGAAGGAGATGAAGCAAGAGCCGGATGACATCCTTCCCATCATGCCCCCAACAGGAGGTGGGAACAACAGCCTGTTCCCGGACCTGAACCTGAACGAGCAGGAGTGGAccgagctgatggaggagctcaacTGCGCGGTGGCCTATGAAGACATTCAGGATATTCTCAACGATGGCTTCGAGGACCGCAAAGACCCCCTGGAGATGGCCCACGCCTCTAGTGTTGGTGGGGCAGgcgcagcagcagggggcgggggcgggggcggccAGTCGTCCCAGGTCCTGCTCCCCGCCGACCTGAACAGTGTTAAGTCCGAATTCTCCCCAGCCTCGGTGGCCTTTGAACAGGACTCTAGGACTGGCTCCCCCCACGTCAGGTCCACCTcctctggtcctcctcctcaccacacgagctcccccatcaccacctcctccgCCTCGTCCCCGGCTTTGCCCCCGCCCCAACCACCGCCTCCCCCTCGGCAGCTTCAGCCACCACCCAACCAACTCCTTCCTACCGGCCCCCCAGGACCCAAAGACCTGTCGccagcccagcagctccagcagctggctgCCCAGCAGCAGAGGGCCCACCACCTCCACGGCCAGATGCAGCACAAGCAGCAGCAACCGGGGCACAAATTCCACAACCAGGTGCCCCACGGCCACCCCTCGGCCTGGCCCCAGATGGCTAATGCCCCTCAGGGCACGCTGGGGGGCACGTTTGGAATGGACAAGGCTACAAGCCCTTCCATGTACCCACAGGACTTCAACTCTAATGCACAGAAGCAGTTGTTGATGCCTGCTCAGCCCAACAAAGCATccccaaaagcagcagctggggGGTACATGCCGGGACACCCAGGGGGTCCGGGACACCCAGGGGGTCCGGGCCACCACAACCTGCTGGGCCACCCTACAGCGGGCCCCCCTCTCAACCACCCGCCAGCCCCAGGTGCTCAGGGTTCCACCGCCATGCTGAACTATAACAACACCAAACCTCTTTCGCACTTTGAGGCGGGACCTGGACCCCCCCGGCTCCCCAACTCCCAGAACCAGAACAAGACGGCCCTGCTCAACCTGCtgcggcagcagcagatcaAACAGAAGAATATGACTTTCAGACAACACATACCACATGCACAG CAGGACCAGAACTCATACCCAGCTCCTCCACACGGCCCCGGCCCCACCAACgccatgacatcgacgccggGAAGCAACGCTCTGGCGGTCCAGCCCGGGGCCAATGCCATGGCTGCTAACCATGGCAACGCAGCGTACCTGAACAGCCAGGCGGTGgcgctgaagcagcagcagtacatCCAGAGGCAGCAGCTAATAGCTGAACAG gagaagcagcgTCAGCaagaccagcagctgcagagacatCTGACCCGACCGCCGCCACAGTACCAGGACCAGCCCACCAATCAGAACCCGTTCTCACAGACGCCTGTCAACCAGTTCACAG CTTCCTCTCAGCCAATGGGAAGCTCGCAGCCCATCGGCTCCATGGGAAGCGCCGCTCCTGGATCACAACGGATGTTCCAGCAGAACCAAGGCATGCTGGGAATGAACCTGAGCCAGGCCGGCGGGCCCGCGGGGGGGGTGGCTCCTCCACCGACTGCTGTCAGTCAAGCTGACATCAGCCTGTCCTCGtgcggagggggcggggccagcgtGGACGTGCAGCAGGTGCTGTACAACAACATGAATCTCCACCCCGGGCACCCCGGGCACCCCTCGCAGCAGGCCGGCCTCCAGCGGCAGCCCCTGGGTGCCAtgagcgccccctacaggcagAACCTCctggcccagcagcagcacatgaagGCCCAGCCCAACGTTGCCATGctgaagcagcaacagctggcTGCTGCTCGCCTGCCGGGCGCCATGCAGAGCAACATGGGGGCCAACCTGCCGGGCGCCATGGCCGGCAGCATGGCGGCGCCGCAGAGCAGCGCGTggcagcagcagatgagcgCTCAGCCCCCCTCTAATAACGCCGCCCTGCCACCAAACGCCTTCAGCAACCCGCCCAActccttccacctgcagcagcatccCCGCATTCCCAAGATGCCGCAGGGTGGCGCCCCCTTCGTGACCAACGCCGCAGGGCGTCCGCTGGGCAGCCTGAACCCCGGGCAGCCGATGATGCAGCAGAGGGCTCCGCCCACCTCGCAGGGCCTCGGCCAGCCCATGGCCAATCAGCAGCAGACTCAGCAGCAACAGGCCAATCAGAACCAGGCCGTCCTGCCGGACCTGGCGGCGTTCGGACAGCCGCAGGGCACCGGCCGCCAGGGGCTGCAGTGTAACCAAGGTTACCAGGTGAGCAGGACagccaaccagcagcagcagcaggtgtctTTTGGCTACAACGCCGCGTCGGGGAGCTTTGCTGGGGAGAGCGAGCTGGTGGACTCCCTGCTGAAGGGCCAGAGCACGCAGGACTGGATGAGCGACCTGGACGAGCTGCTCGCCACGCACCATTAG
- the tstd2 gene encoding thiosulfate sulfurtransferase/rhodanese-like domain-containing protein 2 isoform X2 has protein sequence MDHSAIHKHVARMHHSEIQQLMTATYERLLKRIEEDSEGQQLMELKVQSVDISAWIPETGHIPEQQLHLGPGKVLLYYHYCHVEDPNVICSWQKALCEKLHLTGKVRVATEGINGTVGGTDVATQLYIEAMCSHPVFRLDKEDFKTSDGGAKCFPDLRVGVYKEIVPMGVDPAVLSYQLAGAHLEPEEFHKEVEALVAKGSVTPSESDTVLLDCRNFYESKIGQFTQCLAPNIRKFSYFPDYVDQNLDLFRDKKVLMYCTGGIRCERASAYLISKEVCKDVYQLKGGIHKYLERFPDGFYRGKLFVFDERFSISSNDDVISGCRYCHCPWDQYEVCSTRFCCQLVLSCPSCRQEGHTGCCPTCQSKGRGSEHTLSRREECECTSGRPRIPQDV, from the exons ATGGACCACTCTGCCATTCACAAACACGTAGCCAGGATGCACCATTCAGAAATACAGCAGCTCATGACGGCGACATACGAGCGTCTGTTAAAGAGGATCGAAGAAGACTCTGAAGGtcagcagctgatggagctgaaggtGCAGTCGGTGGATATTTCTGCCTGGATACCTGAAACTGGACACATCCCTGAACAGCAACTGCACCT GGGTCCAGGGAAAGTGCTCCTCTATTATCACTACTGTCATGTGGAGGATCCAAATGTTATCTGTTCGTGGCAGAAAGCTCTCTGTGAGAAGCTTCACTTAACTGGCAAG GTGAGGGTGGCAACTGAAGGCATCAATGGAACTGTTGGTGGCACCGACGTGGCCACTCAGCTTTACATAGAGGCCATGTGTTCACACCCTGTCTTCAGATTGGATAAAGAGGATTTTAAG ACGAGTGATGGTGGTGCCAAATGTTTCCCAGACCTCAGGGTCGGCGTCTATAAAGAGATCGTACCAATGGGAGTGGATCCTGCTGTTCTTTCCTATCAACTGgcag gagctcatctGGAGCCAGAGGAGTTCCATAAAGAGGTGGAAGCCCTAGTGGCGAAGGGGAGCGTGACGCCGTCCGAGAGTGACACCGTCTTGTTAGACTGCCGGAACTTTTATGAGAGTAAAATT GGACAGTTCACACAGTGCCTGGCCCCAAACATCCGGAAATTCAGCTACTTCCCGGATTATGTTGACCAGAACTTGGACCTGTTCAGAGACAAGAAAGTGTTAATGTACTGTACTGGAGGGATCCGCTGTGAGCGCGCGTCTGCCTACCTCATCTCTAAA GAAGTGTGTAAAGATGTTTACCAGCTGAAAGGTGGAATCCACAAGTATCTGGAGCGTTTCCCTGACGGTTTCTACCGGGGAAaactgtttgtgtttgatgaacgtttttccatttcttccaatgatgatgtcatctcaG GCTGCAGGTACTGTCATTGTCCCTGGGACCAGTATGAGGTGTGTTCCACCAGATTCTGCTGCCAGCTGGTTCTGtcctgtcccagctgcaggCAGGAGGGGCACACTGGCTGCTGCCCCACGTGTCAGAGCAAAGGGCGGGGCAGCGAGCACACTCTCAGTCGCAGAGAGGAGTGCGAGTGCACCAGCGGGCGTCCAAGAATTCCTCAAGATGTGTAG
- the maml1 gene encoding mastermind-like protein 1 isoform X2 — translation MMADFVTPRHSAVMERLRRRIELFRQHHNSCENRYESATLERLELERQQTFALHQRCLQTKAKRSSKHRQPQPSGEQAVQRGPGSGGGGGGAEDGGGTAAEQSRNSTLIALQETVKRKLESASSPLGGRDPVNGFSDGFPPNKKACLDNGTTNGSPLDSKLGISDSLNSNGTHGPPSESKESGRESSSDFHRKEMKQEPDDILPIMPPTGGGNNSLFPDLNLNEQEWTELMEELNCAVAYEDIQDILNDGFEDRKDPLEMAHASSVGGAGAAAGGGGGGGQSSQVLLPADLNSVKSEFSPASVAFEQDSRTGSPHVRSTSSGPPPHHTSSPITTSSASSPALPPPQPPPPPRQLQPPPNQLLPTGPPGPKDLSPAQQLQQLAAQQQRAHHLHGQMQHKQQQPGHKFHNQVPHGHPSAWPQMANAPQGTLGGTFGMDKATSPSMYPQDFNSNAQKQLLMPAQPNKASPKAAAGGYMPGHPGGPGHPGGPGHHNLLGHPTAGPPLNHPPAPGAQGSTAMLNYNNTKPLSHFEAGPGPPRLPNSQNQNKTALLNLLRQQQIKQKNMTFRQHIPHAQDQNSYPAPPHGPGPTNAMTSTPGSNALAVQPGANAMAANHGNAAYLNSQAVALKQQQYIQRQQLIAEQEKQRQQDQQLQRHLTRPPPQYQDQPTNQNPFSQTPVNQFTASSQPMGSSQPIGSMGSAAPGSQRMFQQNQGMLGMNLSQAGGPAGGVAPPPTAVSQADISLSSCGGGGASVDVQQVLYNNMNLHPGHPGHPSQQAGLQRQPLGAMSAPYRQNLLAQQQHMKAQPNVAMLKQQQLAAARLPGAMQSNMGANLPGAMAGSMAAPQSSAWQQQMSAQPPSNNAALPPNAFSNPPNSFHLQQHPRIPKMPQGGAPFVTNAAGRPLGSLNPGQPMMQQRAPPTSQGLGQPMANQQQTQQQQANQNQAVLPDLAAFGQPQGTGRQGLQCNQGYQVSRTANQQQQQVSFGYNAASGSFAGESELVDSLLKGQSTQDWMSDLDELLATHH, via the exons ATGATGGCGGATTTCGTTACGCCGCGACACAGCGCGGTGATGGAGAGGCTCCGCCGGAGGATCGAGCTCTTCCGGCAGCATCACAACAGCTGCGAGAACCGCTACGAAAGCGCGACGCTGGagcggctggagctggagcggcaGCAGACCTTCGCGCTGCACCAGCGGTGCCTGCAGACCAAGGCCAAGCGCTCCAGCAAGCACCGGCAGCCCCAGCCCAGCGGGGAGCAGGCCGTCCAGAGGGGTCCGGGCagcgggggcggcggcggcggcgcggagGACGGCGGGGGCACGGCGGCCGAGCAGAGCCGGAACAGCACCCTCATCGCG ctgcaggagaCTGTTAAAAGGAAGCTGGAGAGCGCCAGTTCGCCCTTGGGAGGCAGAGATCCGGTCAACGGGTTCAGCGACGGGTTCCCTCCCAACAAGAAGGCCTGTCTGGATAACGGTACCACCAATGGGTCCCCACTGGACTCCAAGTTGGGCATAAGTGATTCGCTGAATTCCAACGGCACTCACGGGCCCCCCAGTGAGTCAAAGGAGAGCGGTCGGGAGTCCAGCTCAGACTTCCACCGGAAGGAGATGAAGCAAGAGCCGGATGACATCCTTCCCATCATGCCCCCAACAGGAGGTGGGAACAACAGCCTGTTCCCGGACCTGAACCTGAACGAGCAGGAGTGGAccgagctgatggaggagctcaacTGCGCGGTGGCCTATGAAGACATTCAGGATATTCTCAACGATGGCTTCGAGGACCGCAAAGACCCCCTGGAGATGGCCCACGCCTCTAGTGTTGGTGGGGCAGgcgcagcagcagggggcgggggcgggggcggccAGTCGTCCCAGGTCCTGCTCCCCGCCGACCTGAACAGTGTTAAGTCCGAATTCTCCCCAGCCTCGGTGGCCTTTGAACAGGACTCTAGGACTGGCTCCCCCCACGTCAGGTCCACCTcctctggtcctcctcctcaccacacgagctcccccatcaccacctcctccgCCTCGTCCCCGGCTTTGCCCCCGCCCCAACCACCGCCTCCCCCTCGGCAGCTTCAGCCACCACCCAACCAACTCCTTCCTACCGGCCCCCCAGGACCCAAAGACCTGTCGccagcccagcagctccagcagctggctgCCCAGCAGCAGAGGGCCCACCACCTCCACGGCCAGATGCAGCACAAGCAGCAGCAACCGGGGCACAAATTCCACAACCAGGTGCCCCACGGCCACCCCTCGGCCTGGCCCCAGATGGCTAATGCCCCTCAGGGCACGCTGGGGGGCACGTTTGGAATGGACAAGGCTACAAGCCCTTCCATGTACCCACAGGACTTCAACTCTAATGCACAGAAGCAGTTGTTGATGCCTGCTCAGCCCAACAAAGCATccccaaaagcagcagctggggGGTACATGCCGGGACACCCAGGGGGTCCGGGACACCCAGGGGGTCCGGGCCACCACAACCTGCTGGGCCACCCTACAGCGGGCCCCCCTCTCAACCACCCGCCAGCCCCAGGTGCTCAGGGTTCCACCGCCATGCTGAACTATAACAACACCAAACCTCTTTCGCACTTTGAGGCGGGACCTGGACCCCCCCGGCTCCCCAACTCCCAGAACCAGAACAAGACGGCCCTGCTCAACCTGCtgcggcagcagcagatcaAACAGAAGAATATGACTTTCAGACAACACATACCACATGCACAG GACCAGAACTCATACCCAGCTCCTCCACACGGCCCCGGCCCCACCAACgccatgacatcgacgccggGAAGCAACGCTCTGGCGGTCCAGCCCGGGGCCAATGCCATGGCTGCTAACCATGGCAACGCAGCGTACCTGAACAGCCAGGCGGTGgcgctgaagcagcagcagtacatCCAGAGGCAGCAGCTAATAGCTGAACAG gagaagcagcgTCAGCaagaccagcagctgcagagacatCTGACCCGACCGCCGCCACAGTACCAGGACCAGCCCACCAATCAGAACCCGTTCTCACAGACGCCTGTCAACCAGTTCACAG CTTCCTCTCAGCCAATGGGAAGCTCGCAGCCCATCGGCTCCATGGGAAGCGCCGCTCCTGGATCACAACGGATGTTCCAGCAGAACCAAGGCATGCTGGGAATGAACCTGAGCCAGGCCGGCGGGCCCGCGGGGGGGGTGGCTCCTCCACCGACTGCTGTCAGTCAAGCTGACATCAGCCTGTCCTCGtgcggagggggcggggccagcgtGGACGTGCAGCAGGTGCTGTACAACAACATGAATCTCCACCCCGGGCACCCCGGGCACCCCTCGCAGCAGGCCGGCCTCCAGCGGCAGCCCCTGGGTGCCAtgagcgccccctacaggcagAACCTCctggcccagcagcagcacatgaagGCCCAGCCCAACGTTGCCATGctgaagcagcaacagctggcTGCTGCTCGCCTGCCGGGCGCCATGCAGAGCAACATGGGGGCCAACCTGCCGGGCGCCATGGCCGGCAGCATGGCGGCGCCGCAGAGCAGCGCGTggcagcagcagatgagcgCTCAGCCCCCCTCTAATAACGCCGCCCTGCCACCAAACGCCTTCAGCAACCCGCCCAActccttccacctgcagcagcatccCCGCATTCCCAAGATGCCGCAGGGTGGCGCCCCCTTCGTGACCAACGCCGCAGGGCGTCCGCTGGGCAGCCTGAACCCCGGGCAGCCGATGATGCAGCAGAGGGCTCCGCCCACCTCGCAGGGCCTCGGCCAGCCCATGGCCAATCAGCAGCAGACTCAGCAGCAACAGGCCAATCAGAACCAGGCCGTCCTGCCGGACCTGGCGGCGTTCGGACAGCCGCAGGGCACCGGCCGCCAGGGGCTGCAGTGTAACCAAGGTTACCAGGTGAGCAGGACagccaaccagcagcagcagcaggtgtctTTTGGCTACAACGCCGCGTCGGGGAGCTTTGCTGGGGAGAGCGAGCTGGTGGACTCCCTGCTGAAGGGCCAGAGCACGCAGGACTGGATGAGCGACCTGGACGAGCTGCTCGCCACGCACCATTAG